The Tigriopus californicus strain San Diego chromosome 5, Tcal_SD_v2.1, whole genome shotgun sequence genome includes a region encoding these proteins:
- the LOC131880208 gene encoding uncharacterized isomerase PA2770-like — translation MDRYHHQQGVHLETAEAMEVPLFHVDTFTDKIFGGNPTAVAFLEYWLEPLVLQQIAKQTNMPATVFIVGTEEEHVWRIRWFSPDFEIDLCGHGTLASAHAIFEMYPHLSSITMMSDISGVLEIEKPYPGLCQMTFPTRPPVKIELDEVPECILKGIGTLPKEIWKSRDYLFIYDTEEEVAALKPNQVILGEINLDPGGIVATAPATRSAGVDFVSRFFTPQSVIFEDPATGSSHCSLVPFWAQRLGKQQLTASQISDRGGKLTCFYRDQFVLLQGQAVTFMKGLVYLSLQANLI, via the exons ATGGATCGTTATCACCACCAGCAAGGAGTTCATCTTGAGACGGCAGAAGCAATGGAGGTCCCGCTTTTCCATGTGGACACATTCACCGACAAGATCTTCGGTGGCAATCCAACTGCCGTGGCCTTCTTGGAATACTGGTTAGAACCACTGGTACTTCAACAGATCGCCAAGCAAACCAATATGCCCGCCACGGTCTTCATTGTGGGCACCGAAGAGGAACATGTATGGAGAATCCGATGGTTTTCGCCAGACTTTGAAATCGACCTCTGCGGGCATGGAACTCTGGCCTCCGCTCATGCCATCTTCGAAATGTATCCTCACCTCTCTAGTATTACAATGATGTCAGACATCAGTGGAGTCCTGGAGATTGAGAAACCCTATCCTGGACTGTGCCAAATGACTTTCCCGACTCGACCACCAGTCAAG ATTGAATTGGATGAAGTTCCTGAGTGTATCTTGAAAGGAATTGGAACCCTCCCCAAGGAAATCTGGAAATCCCGAGACTACCTCTTTATCTACGACACTGAAGAAGAAGTCGCAGCCCTCAAACCCAATCAGGTGATTTTGGGAGAGATCAACCTCGACCCTGGCGGCATTGTGGCCACCGCTCCCGCCACCCGATCAGCCGGTGTGGACTTTGTGTCCCGATTCTTCACCCCTCAGTCAGTAATTTTCGAAGATCCCGCGACCGGTTCCTCTCACTGCAGCCTCGTCCCTTTCTGGGCTCAACGCCTGGGCAAACAACAGCTGACGGCTTCTCAAATTTCGGATCGAGGCGGGAAATTGACTTGCTTTTACCGGGATCAATTCGTTCTACTCCAAGGACAGGCTGTTACATTTATGAAAGGACTCGTTTATTTATCTTTGCAAGCAAACTTAATTTGA